Proteins encoded in a region of the Novibacillus thermophilus genome:
- a CDS encoding PD-(D/E)XK nuclease family protein, translating into MKRLYTGPFSARLRHVWVERARKMPTEQWLWILPTRHLLQTVREMLLEGRGGLVDVPLLTFDDIAARLVKHVHRRTLFLNPYAREKLVEKLLERHADDPRLYVFQPILDQPGLARSLAHAIGEMKRSGLTEQAVASYLQRDRSDQPSARRQQALAFLFLRYQEALHLGDGNRTGVDPEELLLKACHILEGRHTLDHSLVDRLSFTDIHTLWVDHFTDFTPLQMRLLRSLVKASAEVGIYIPFPWEKGGQLPQLTAQLHETVRALEQWGLERVELSGRSQTAAREQLERDWLSGASTAPLAPPHLLERSGVTDGNEEGTACAPEGLECLPACTRKREIETVAKEIKRIVRAEGIAPSDIVIVVKDESYKPLIHDVMQRDGVPLYDHEQVGLHETAMARQLVSLLRLAVSDWERRDLICLAEGGYLRWQHRPPYGLETWVKKVGIDKGRTNWQNACKRELGRLEWLEQEAQGADWEPAERERRLKQLARQRQNVQRILAWFDELQQIEEAWASAASWSAFVKAVERMWDELDVEGCVKRVWSRHLKRGEVNGYRRDWDAYRTLCDTLQEMKEMEGLIPESSRTSRDAFVRELSALLSRKRVTVTFGHTGGVRLMDPSGVRGASFDTVFIIGLNEGSFPVHHAEDWLIRDAERVAFHGGQARLPASYAHNEMEQLFFEMAVCTARRRLILSYVSPEGNEEMLRSRFLDQLERQYATGPWLSPPRFKEAMESRLYAEEARDVTSPQEYRHWFMAKWAEGGEAFQQSLVQTDDPVYREERPALCQLVERAEIEQERYRPTYGRWDGHLLDPRIHARLRQEFSPDRTYSVSQLNDYAACPLHFFFSRVLGVEPLEETEQTLSPLDAGNVLHEVLRRLLASRLDRHMCDVPLEEWQATLRSVFQEVTATWEHEQAHALPPLWPLEKKRLSRMLEQWLQHEYKRQGRRRFKPRHVEFSFGLPRGREGVDRHSSEHPISLSLRGETLRLVGRIDRIDHDEDGHFVLYDYKLSTMRYEGCQNVEETTNFQLPLYVLAYRRWLEEQGRPGKPVGAGFYGLRAQDKYKKIGIWEEASLTDLGLGKLRSGVADDVVQVAETALERVADLLDGIRHGRFYMLPEHEPNPYYGDEALYRHQGIKR; encoded by the coding sequence GTGAAGCGGTTGTATACGGGGCCGTTCTCTGCCCGGCTGCGGCACGTATGGGTGGAGCGGGCGCGTAAGATGCCGACGGAGCAGTGGCTGTGGATACTGCCGACGCGGCATTTGCTCCAGACGGTGCGCGAGATGCTGTTGGAAGGCCGCGGCGGGCTGGTGGACGTGCCGCTCTTGACGTTTGACGACATCGCCGCGCGCCTGGTGAAACACGTCCACAGGCGGACGCTGTTTCTCAATCCGTACGCGCGGGAAAAACTGGTGGAGAAGCTGCTGGAACGTCACGCCGATGATCCCCGCCTGTACGTGTTCCAGCCGATTCTCGATCAACCGGGCCTGGCCCGATCCCTTGCCCACGCCATCGGGGAGATGAAGCGGTCAGGGTTGACGGAACAAGCCGTGGCCTCGTACTTACAGCGGGATCGGTCGGATCAACCGTCCGCCAGGCGGCAGCAAGCCCTCGCTTTTTTGTTTTTGCGTTACCAAGAGGCATTACACTTAGGAGACGGAAACCGTACTGGTGTCGATCCAGAGGAATTGCTGCTCAAGGCGTGCCACATTCTCGAAGGACGTCACACCCTCGATCACTCACTGGTTGACCGGTTGTCGTTTACCGATATACATACGTTGTGGGTGGACCATTTTACCGATTTTACGCCGCTACAAATGCGGCTGTTGCGCTCCCTCGTCAAAGCGTCTGCCGAAGTCGGCATTTACATCCCGTTTCCCTGGGAGAAAGGGGGGCAACTGCCACAACTGACGGCACAGTTGCACGAGACGGTGCGCGCTCTGGAACAGTGGGGGCTGGAGCGTGTAGAGCTCTCCGGGCGTTCGCAGACGGCAGCGCGGGAACAGTTGGAGAGGGACTGGCTCTCTGGCGCATCGACTGCACCGCTCGCTCCTCCCCACCTGTTGGAACGAAGCGGGGTGACAGACGGAAACGAGGAAGGGACTGCCTGTGCGCCGGAGGGGTTGGAATGTTTGCCCGCCTGCACACGGAAGCGGGAAATCGAGACGGTTGCCAAAGAGATCAAACGCATCGTTCGCGCAGAAGGCATCGCCCCAAGCGATATTGTCATCGTCGTCAAAGACGAAAGCTATAAACCGCTCATCCACGATGTCATGCAGCGAGACGGGGTGCCCCTGTACGACCATGAACAGGTCGGTTTGCACGAAACGGCCATGGCGCGGCAGCTCGTGTCGCTGCTGCGCCTTGCCGTATCCGATTGGGAACGGCGCGATCTGATCTGCCTGGCTGAGGGAGGGTACTTACGCTGGCAACACCGTCCGCCCTACGGGTTGGAGACGTGGGTGAAAAAAGTCGGCATCGACAAAGGCCGGACGAACTGGCAAAACGCCTGCAAGCGGGAGTTGGGCCGCCTGGAATGGCTAGAACAGGAAGCGCAAGGTGCCGATTGGGAGCCGGCGGAGCGGGAGAGGCGGCTAAAGCAACTGGCACGACAGAGACAGAACGTACAGCGCATCCTCGCCTGGTTCGACGAATTACAGCAGATTGAGGAGGCGTGGGCATCGGCCGCATCGTGGTCCGCATTTGTCAAAGCTGTTGAACGGATGTGGGACGAGCTGGATGTGGAAGGGTGCGTCAAGCGCGTGTGGAGTCGTCATTTAAAACGGGGAGAGGTAAACGGGTATCGCCGCGATTGGGACGCGTATCGCACCCTTTGTGATACGTTGCAAGAAATGAAAGAGATGGAAGGGCTCATCCCGGAGAGCAGCCGCACGTCCCGCGACGCGTTCGTGCGGGAATTGAGCGCTCTCCTGTCCCGAAAACGGGTCACTGTCACCTTCGGTCACACCGGGGGCGTACGCCTCATGGACCCGTCAGGCGTAAGAGGGGCCAGTTTCGACACGGTGTTCATCATCGGACTGAATGAAGGCAGTTTTCCGGTCCACCATGCTGAAGACTGGCTCATCCGCGATGCAGAACGGGTGGCGTTTCACGGAGGACAAGCCCGTTTGCCGGCCAGTTACGCCCACAACGAGATGGAACAGCTGTTTTTTGAGATGGCGGTCTGCACGGCGCGGCGACGCTTAATTCTCTCCTACGTTTCACCTGAAGGGAATGAGGAAATGTTGCGTTCGCGTTTTTTGGATCAGTTGGAACGCCAGTACGCCACAGGCCCCTGGCTGTCCCCACCCCGGTTCAAAGAAGCGATGGAGAGCCGTTTGTACGCCGAAGAGGCGAGGGATGTGACTTCTCCCCAAGAGTACCGGCACTGGTTTATGGCCAAATGGGCGGAAGGGGGAGAGGCGTTTCAGCAATCGCTCGTCCAAACGGACGATCCCGTCTACAGGGAAGAGCGGCCAGCTCTCTGTCAGCTGGTGGAGCGCGCGGAGATTGAGCAGGAACGTTACCGGCCGACTTACGGGCGATGGGATGGCCATTTGCTCGACCCCCGCATTCACGCCCGGCTCCGTCAGGAGTTTTCTCCGGACCGCACCTACAGCGTGTCGCAGCTCAACGATTACGCCGCGTGTCCGCTGCACTTTTTCTTCTCCCGCGTTCTCGGCGTCGAACCACTGGAAGAGACGGAACAGACGTTGTCTCCCCTCGATGCCGGAAACGTGCTGCACGAAGTATTGCGTCGTCTGTTGGCTTCCCGCTTGGATCGGCACATGTGTGATGTCCCCTTAGAAGAGTGGCAGGCGACCCTTCGTTCCGTGTTCCAGGAGGTGACAGCAACGTGGGAGCACGAACAGGCCCACGCGTTGCCGCCCCTGTGGCCGTTGGAAAAGAAGCGGTTGTCCCGGATGCTGGAGCAGTGGTTGCAACACGAATACAAAAGACAGGGACGACGGCGCTTTAAGCCGCGTCACGTAGAGTTTTCGTTCGGACTTCCCCGCGGCAGGGAGGGCGTCGACAGGCATTCGAGCGAACACCCGATTTCCCTGTCCTTAAGGGGCGAGACGCTCCGGTTGGTGGGGCGGATTGATCGCATCGATCACGACGAAGACGGGCACTTCGTGCTGTACGACTACAAACTGTCGACGATGCGTTACGAAGGGTGCCAGAACGTGGAGGAGACGACGAACTTCCAACTGCCGTTGTACGTGCTCGCCTACCGTCGCTGGCTGGAAGAACAAGGGCGTCCGGGAAAGCCCGTTGGCGCCGGTTTTTACGGACTGCGCGCCCAAGACAAGTACAAAAAAATCGGCATCTGGGAGGAGGCGTCGCTCACCGACCTCGGGTTAGGCAAGTTGCGGTCGGGGGTAGCTGACGACGTCGTGCAAGTGGCAGAGACAGCCTTGGAACGGGTGGCCGACTTGTTGGACGGCATCCGCCACGGCCGGTTTTACATGCTGCCGGAACACGAACCGAACCCGTATTACGGCGATGAGGCCCTGTACCGCCATCAAGGGATAAAGCGTTAA
- a CDS encoding UvrD-helicase domain-containing protein, which yields MNGSVPIRHITRDPAPQPGQQRAIELIDRDVIVSAGAGSGKTWVLTERYIEMLNYGTRPEQIAAITFTKKAAAEMKGRIRQAIAKMEETSASSEEAAYWNRCKQELERAVITTIHGFCTRLLKDAPLEAGVDPAFHVLDEKEAVLLEREVFTEAVDTWLQESGARAERVYRELGDRRTVIRNILALHHHMRTYHVREEDILSETFATLDERKERFHAIREELLQLADDALACVEELLDEREHPPNYLTDAHAWLTNLVSAINRTAGWDGTYERETADVFVSLKGNMWRNTGPDHLKALHGQLKEKVAEWLLYTEAPAYRELLRDIVSLTTSAAEKYREAKRRKQGLDFHDLEQVTTDMLSRHPEVAERWRQTLHYVMVDEFQDTNSLQKDILDRLIGSDGRVKQFVVGDGKQSIYQFRGADVAVFNRTDADIRQSGGAAVSLDVNFRTQHRLIHYINSLFAFLMQKEEGDPDYAVAYEPLVAHRKPPHDRPAVELLATAIPKDSDDDARQMEAERVARRIRLMVEGKEPLVWEARGGEEKPRPVEYRDIALLLATRTHLDVYEQALLNEGIPYTVVGGRGFYRKQEVLDVLNVLKFVQNRDDELALLGFLRSPFVHLSDETLYWLTREQRLSRAFFYLETPPREVEPVEWERLLQARERYLRWEQLKQTDNVYRLMRSILDDSGYISVLLALPNGEQAALNVEKLLDIARESDGQGLTLFDFLARMETLREEGMEETEAEWIRDRGNAMVIMTVHASKGLEFPVVVLPDLSRNVLQKGALSPRVLYAPGHGLAVKTFRESGEAEGDGLFDSLSEMARDRELKEAYRLFYVAVTRARDYLLLAGSQKEQKRPSESLKHQWLDWVVKHLGAKQLSDLPPGVLSLDTDWSLKVTWELDEAEDERREDTAADTVSVKKEKDLPWLQREGATAFYPLYAPLDLARDAKGGDVHSVSALMDYTECPRLYVLKHCLKMPQQSSSERNGVEAEQPVRRLTGIEVGNVLHRVMERVEQEVPVDELIADACQSEGLDFHTDDVVQTIHAMVDHYRHSEWFAKSRQAKRVWNELPFHYRIGPHTVTGVIDKLFVDVKGEATLLDFKTNWIEDENHLDRLAAAYTVQVQMYAAVVQELLQLPVKQAILYFLQGNRPVEVEVNALQLEQKKREWEQALAAMHRLSLEGALPPCTDESCHCRQYLNVE from the coding sequence GTGAATGGGAGTGTCCCCATACGTCACATCACACGCGATCCCGCTCCACAGCCGGGACAACAGCGGGCGATTGAACTGATCGACCGCGATGTCATCGTCTCGGCCGGTGCCGGGTCGGGCAAGACGTGGGTGTTGACCGAACGGTATATCGAAATGCTCAACTACGGAACCCGGCCGGAGCAAATCGCCGCCATCACCTTCACGAAAAAAGCGGCGGCAGAAATGAAAGGGCGCATTCGCCAGGCGATTGCCAAGATGGAGGAAACGTCGGCAAGTTCAGAGGAGGCGGCTTATTGGAACCGGTGCAAACAAGAGTTGGAGCGGGCGGTCATTACGACGATTCACGGCTTTTGCACCCGACTGCTGAAGGACGCCCCGCTGGAAGCGGGCGTAGACCCCGCGTTTCACGTCTTAGACGAGAAAGAGGCCGTCCTGTTGGAACGGGAGGTGTTCACAGAAGCCGTCGACACGTGGCTCCAGGAGTCAGGGGCTCGCGCCGAACGCGTGTACCGGGAACTGGGTGACCGCCGCACCGTCATTCGGAACATTTTGGCCTTGCACCACCACATGCGCACTTATCACGTGCGGGAAGAGGACATTTTAAGCGAAACGTTTGCCACGCTGGACGAGCGGAAGGAACGGTTTCACGCCATAAGGGAAGAACTGCTGCAACTGGCGGATGACGCTCTGGCATGTGTGGAGGAACTTCTCGACGAGCGCGAGCATCCGCCCAACTATCTAACCGATGCCCATGCCTGGCTGACCAATCTCGTCTCCGCCATCAACCGGACGGCCGGCTGGGACGGAACGTATGAGCGGGAGACGGCCGACGTCTTCGTTTCACTGAAAGGGAACATGTGGCGGAACACGGGGCCGGACCACCTGAAGGCGCTGCACGGACAGTTAAAGGAAAAGGTGGCGGAGTGGCTGCTCTACACTGAAGCGCCTGCATACCGGGAACTGTTGCGCGACATCGTCAGCTTGACCACCAGCGCGGCAGAAAAGTACCGGGAAGCGAAGCGCCGCAAACAAGGGCTGGACTTCCACGATCTGGAGCAGGTGACGACGGACATGCTCTCCCGCCATCCGGAAGTGGCGGAGCGGTGGCGGCAGACGCTGCATTACGTCATGGTGGACGAGTTCCAAGATACGAACAGTCTGCAAAAGGACATCCTCGACAGGCTCATCGGCAGTGACGGGCGAGTGAAGCAGTTCGTCGTCGGTGACGGGAAACAGTCCATCTACCAATTCCGCGGCGCCGACGTGGCCGTCTTCAACCGGACCGATGCCGACATACGGCAGAGCGGGGGAGCCGCCGTTTCCCTCGACGTCAACTTTCGCACCCAGCACCGGCTCATCCACTACATCAATTCCCTGTTCGCCTTCCTCATGCAAAAAGAAGAAGGGGACCCTGACTACGCTGTTGCTTACGAACCGCTCGTCGCCCACCGCAAGCCTCCACACGACCGTCCGGCAGTAGAATTGCTGGCGACGGCGATTCCGAAGGACAGTGACGACGATGCGCGGCAGATGGAGGCTGAGCGGGTGGCACGGCGCATCCGACTGATGGTTGAGGGAAAAGAGCCCCTCGTGTGGGAGGCACGAGGCGGGGAAGAGAAGCCGCGGCCAGTGGAATACCGGGATATCGCCCTCCTTTTGGCGACGCGGACGCACTTGGACGTGTACGAGCAAGCGCTCCTGAACGAAGGGATTCCGTACACTGTCGTCGGCGGACGCGGCTTTTACCGTAAACAAGAAGTGCTCGATGTGCTGAACGTGTTGAAGTTCGTGCAAAACCGGGACGATGAACTGGCCCTGTTGGGGTTTTTGCGTTCGCCGTTCGTGCACTTAAGCGATGAGACGCTGTACTGGCTGACCCGGGAACAGCGGCTGTCCCGAGCCTTTTTTTACCTCGAGACCCCGCCGAGAGAAGTGGAGCCAGTCGAGTGGGAACGGCTGCTCCAGGCGCGGGAACGCTACTTGCGTTGGGAACAGCTGAAGCAGACCGATAACGTCTACCGCCTGATGCGCTCGATACTGGACGACAGCGGGTACATATCGGTGCTGCTGGCGCTGCCGAACGGGGAGCAGGCGGCACTCAATGTGGAGAAACTGCTGGACATCGCCCGGGAATCTGACGGACAAGGTTTGACCTTGTTCGACTTTTTGGCCCGGATGGAGACGCTGCGCGAGGAAGGGATGGAAGAGACGGAAGCCGAGTGGATTCGCGACCGGGGCAATGCGATGGTGATCATGACGGTCCACGCTTCTAAGGGTCTCGAATTTCCAGTTGTCGTGCTTCCCGACTTGTCCCGCAACGTCTTGCAAAAGGGAGCGCTGAGCCCGCGGGTGTTGTACGCCCCGGGTCACGGGCTCGCTGTGAAAACGTTCCGGGAGAGCGGGGAAGCGGAAGGGGACGGGCTGTTCGACAGCTTGAGCGAAATGGCGCGAGATCGGGAGCTGAAGGAGGCGTACCGCCTGTTTTACGTCGCCGTCACCCGGGCACGCGACTACTTGCTCCTTGCCGGTTCGCAGAAAGAGCAGAAGCGCCCGAGTGAATCGTTGAAGCACCAATGGCTGGACTGGGTCGTCAAGCATTTGGGAGCCAAACAACTGAGCGACCTTCCCCCCGGGGTTCTGTCCCTTGACACGGACTGGTCGTTAAAGGTAACGTGGGAGTTGGATGAGGCAGAAGACGAACGACGTGAAGACACCGCTGCTGATACTGTGTCCGTGAAAAAAGAGAAGGACCTTCCATGGCTTCAACGTGAGGGAGCGACCGCTTTTTACCCGTTGTACGCACCGTTAGATCTTGCACGTGATGCTAAGGGCGGTGACGTTCACTCCGTGTCGGCCTTGATGGACTACACCGAATGTCCCCGCTTATACGTTCTGAAACACTGCCTGAAAATGCCACAGCAGTCTTCTTCAGAACGCAACGGAGTAGAAGCGGAACAACCGGTGAGACGTTTGACGGGGATCGAAGTCGGGAATGTCCTGCACCGCGTCATGGAGCGGGTGGAACAGGAGGTGCCCGTTGACGAGCTTATCGCCGATGCCTGCCAGAGCGAAGGGTTGGACTTCCATACAGACGACGTCGTCCAGACGATTCATGCCATGGTGGACCACTACCGCCACAGTGAGTGGTTTGCGAAAAGCAGACAAGCAAAGCGCGTGTGGAATGAATTGCCTTTCCATTACCGGATCGGCCCCCACACGGTGACGGGCGTCATTGACAAACTGTTTGTCGATGTAAAAGGGGAGGCCACGCTTTTAGATTTTAAGACCAACTGGATTGAGGACGAAAACCATTTAGACCGTTTAGCGGCAGCGTACACAGTCCAAGTGCAAATGTATGCCGCCGTCGTGCAAGAATTGCTCCAACTTCCGGTGAAACAAGCCATCCTCTACTTTTTACAAGGGAATCGCCCGGTGGAAGTAGAGGTCAATGCTCTGCAGTTAGAACAGAAAAAGCGGGAGTGGGAACAGGCGTTAGCTGCGATGCACCGCTTGTCTCTCGAGGGCGCATT